A genomic region of Bdellovibrionales bacterium contains the following coding sequences:
- a CDS encoding NADH-quinone oxidoreductase subunit N, whose translation MSVNFQLVDLLLVSPAIALFIASLIPLSVKAFGRGRTPKSMSSVLYGVIGLTVAGGLTISNYGINQTAFSKALVFDGIGSWSAILVVIATAISLIFAKDNLATSTRQFEELVFLILNAAMGMLLVAWSNDLIMLFIGIEVMSLCLYLAIALSLEERLSKEAAFKYFVLGSFASAIFLYGCVFIYGTSGGTYLLDLSEIGADLIGTNRLFLFGTVMVLVGLAFKVAIVPFHFWTPDVYQGSATPVTGFMAAGVKIAVFAALLRFVGTQILNGERTEDLIVGIQWLAVLTMIVGNITAILQKNLKRMLAYSSIAHSGYILVGVLAAGIGELGYLGASSVMFYVFGYMIMTLGSFGILSLLEKNENSEVVADDLKGLGARSPILAACLTVFMLSLAGLPPSLGFFGKFYIFSAAIKQGFFWVSFWGVVSSAISVYYYLRPVVCMYMSEGGGIEVDHSRILSRWLVGACALATLVLGIFSNPFYEEIRKAVAGLF comes from the coding sequence ATGTCGGTAAATTTTCAGTTGGTTGATTTATTACTGGTTAGCCCAGCGATTGCACTTTTTATTGCGAGCCTCATTCCTTTGAGCGTTAAGGCTTTTGGCAGAGGGCGAACACCAAAATCGATGTCGTCAGTATTGTACGGGGTGATTGGGCTAACAGTTGCAGGTGGATTAACAATTTCAAATTATGGAATTAACCAAACGGCCTTTTCCAAGGCACTGGTTTTTGATGGAATTGGTAGTTGGTCTGCCATTTTGGTTGTTATTGCAACCGCAATAAGTTTGATTTTTGCCAAAGATAATTTAGCTACATCAACGCGGCAATTTGAGGAGTTGGTGTTTCTAATTTTGAATGCTGCTATGGGGATGTTGCTTGTCGCGTGGTCCAACGACTTAATTATGTTGTTTATCGGAATCGAGGTCATGTCCTTGTGCTTGTATTTGGCTATCGCATTGAGCTTAGAGGAGCGACTTTCTAAAGAGGCCGCATTTAAATATTTCGTGTTAGGAAGTTTTGCTTCAGCGATATTTCTTTATGGCTGTGTCTTTATTTATGGGACGTCCGGTGGGACGTATTTACTTGATCTATCTGAGATCGGCGCGGACCTGATTGGTACAAACCGACTTTTTTTATTTGGAACTGTGATGGTGCTTGTCGGACTTGCTTTTAAAGTTGCGATAGTCCCGTTTCATTTTTGGACTCCTGATGTCTATCAGGGGTCGGCGACACCTGTTACGGGTTTTATGGCCGCCGGGGTGAAGATTGCCGTATTTGCCGCACTGTTACGTTTTGTTGGGACTCAAATTCTTAACGGAGAGAGAACAGAAGATCTCATCGTGGGTATTCAATGGTTAGCAGTGCTTACAATGATCGTTGGAAATATCACGGCGATCCTGCAAAAGAATCTGAAGAGGATGCTTGCCTATTCCAGTATTGCCCATTCGGGGTATATCTTGGTCGGAGTGTTGGCTGCAGGCATTGGCGAATTGGGTTATCTTGGCGCTTCCAGCGTGATGTTTTATGTATTTGGTTACATGATTATGACCTTGGGATCTTTTGGGATATTGAGTCTATTAGAAAAGAATGAAAATTCAGAAGTGGTTGCGGATGATCTTAAGGGACTGGGGGCTCGCAGCCCCATTTTGGCTGCTTGCTTAACGGTTTTTATGTTGAGTTTGGCAGGTCTTCCGCCAAGCTTGGGATTTTTTGGGAAATTTTATATTTTTTCAGCAGCAATCAAGCAGGGCTTTTTTTGGGTATCATTCTGGGGAGTTGTGAGTTCCGCAATCAGTGTCTACTATTACTTGCGCCCAGTGGTTTGCATGTATATGTCAGAAGGCGGAGGTATCGAGGTTGATCATTCAAGGATATTGAGCCGCTGGCTTGTGGGAGCATGCGCTCTGGCCACCCTAGTCCTAGGGATTTTTTCGAATCCCTTTTATGAAGAAATTCGCAAGGCTGTTGCCGGGTTATTCTAA
- the hemW gene encoding radical SAM family heme chaperone HemW: protein MDFGVYVHIPYCLQRCRYCDFTTFEFSEIMPPEKYLQILLREIQQRSSLFEPTKLASLYFGGGTPSLIPASSILSIISELANCGFEIDSDSEVTIEINPATINEEKLDFYIKSGINRFSVGAQTFNDELLKLCGRRHLAEDTRHTLRLLRERGLNYSFDLLFALPSQTLDQLELDLDEVELFDPPHLSAYCLTVPSGHPMEKNRPPEGTQIDMFEAIEVRLRTMGISKYEISNFSKPKMESRHNLLYWKNGTYWGLGLSAHSYDPRMQQGVRFWNSSSLNTYESQINGLQGDERHLGFPSSQIEYLKVHEALTDFCHTSLRIREGLSLIRLFSEFGPSVAEIVVPKLINLEQTGLLARNERAWTLTSKGERLSNRIFLELTFERQDFATESTN from the coding sequence ATGGACTTTGGTGTTTATGTCCACATTCCTTATTGTTTACAGCGTTGTCGTTACTGCGACTTCACCACTTTTGAATTCAGTGAGATCATGCCTCCCGAAAAATACCTGCAAATTCTTCTCCGTGAAATTCAGCAACGATCCTCCCTGTTTGAACCGACTAAATTGGCAAGCCTTTACTTTGGAGGAGGAACTCCAAGCCTTATCCCCGCTTCTTCCATTCTATCCATTATTAGTGAGCTTGCCAATTGCGGCTTTGAGATTGATTCGGATTCAGAAGTGACTATTGAAATCAACCCCGCCACAATTAACGAGGAAAAGCTAGACTTCTATATCAAATCTGGCATCAATCGGTTCAGCGTTGGTGCTCAAACCTTTAATGATGAACTTCTCAAACTTTGCGGAAGACGCCATCTCGCTGAAGACACTCGTCACACGCTAAGACTATTGAGGGAGAGAGGCCTCAATTATTCCTTTGACCTTCTGTTTGCCCTACCCAGCCAAACCTTGGACCAGCTCGAGCTAGATTTAGATGAAGTCGAACTGTTTGACCCACCGCATTTGAGCGCCTATTGTTTGACAGTTCCAAGTGGCCATCCCATGGAAAAAAACCGGCCGCCGGAGGGAACTCAAATTGACATGTTTGAAGCTATCGAGGTCCGACTCAGAACCATGGGGATAAGCAAATATGAAATTTCAAATTTTTCAAAGCCAAAAATGGAGTCTCGCCACAACCTACTCTACTGGAAGAACGGAACCTATTGGGGTTTAGGCCTCAGCGCCCATTCCTATGATCCTCGAATGCAGCAGGGAGTGCGATTTTGGAACTCAAGTAGTCTAAATACTTACGAAAGCCAAATAAATGGGCTTCAAGGAGACGAGAGGCATCTTGGATTTCCCTCAAGCCAGATTGAGTATTTGAAGGTCCATGAAGCTTTGACCGATTTCTGTCATACTTCGCTTCGAATAAGGGAAGGACTCTCCCTTATTCGTCTCTTCTCTGAATTTGGCCCGTCCGTAGCAGAAATTGTTGTCCCTAAATTGATAAATCTTGAGCAAACAGGCCTCCTTGCTAGAAATGAACGGGCTTGGACCTTAACCTCCAAAGGAGAGCGACTGAGCAATCGAATATTTCTGGAGCTGACTTTTGAAAGGCAAGATTTCGCCACAGAAAGTACCAACTAA
- a CDS encoding patatin-like phospholipase family protein has product MRLSEKKHPSLVLSGGGIKAAAFHIGVCLALQEKGFSFEGGFHSSEEAKNQSDPPVPLRFQTYVGSSAGSVISTLLAAGYDVDAIIHAFTQGSGLTSAIWKAKSTGSYLRPLTYRDIFALNIKTPRATRILPSLFRKKPVISGGIEVLLKRGVKVNGIFTTGNIEKYLREDVLLSNDFHSLRPSLFIIATQLNHSRKVVFGAYEKTVKEKTIKYASYSNISEAVAASASLPPFFAPFGITNSEGKEIYFFDGEIRDTLSTHVAADHGSDLVISSYSIQPYHFNEEIGSLHEYGMPIIANQALYQVVQQKIAKHIEHQQEIRGLINAVNGYLKQANIPPEHREKLMDILISRTNYKPNVDYIYIHPSPQDYEMFFFDHFSLNPKILSKIVKIGFKAAMATLRQYNI; this is encoded by the coding sequence ATGCGCTTAAGCGAAAAAAAGCATCCTTCATTGGTACTGAGTGGAGGCGGGATCAAAGCCGCCGCTTTTCATATTGGTGTGTGTTTAGCATTGCAAGAGAAGGGCTTTAGCTTTGAGGGTGGATTTCACAGCTCTGAAGAGGCTAAGAATCAATCTGACCCGCCAGTTCCTCTTAGATTCCAAACCTATGTAGGATCCAGTGCGGGATCGGTAATCAGTACTCTGTTGGCAGCTGGCTATGATGTAGATGCGATAATCCACGCCTTTACTCAGGGCTCCGGACTAACTTCAGCGATTTGGAAGGCCAAAAGCACGGGCTCTTACTTAAGACCTCTCACTTACCGAGATATTTTTGCTTTGAATATCAAAACACCTCGAGCCACCCGTATTCTCCCAAGTTTGTTTCGAAAAAAGCCTGTTATTTCAGGTGGTATTGAGGTCCTACTCAAAAGAGGCGTTAAAGTTAACGGGATTTTTACGACCGGTAACATAGAAAAATATCTTCGGGAAGATGTGTTGCTCTCCAATGATTTCCACTCCCTTCGCCCGAGCCTCTTCATTATTGCGACCCAACTCAATCATTCAAGGAAGGTTGTGTTCGGGGCCTACGAAAAGACCGTTAAGGAAAAGACGATTAAGTATGCTTCTTACTCGAACATCAGTGAGGCCGTCGCAGCCTCCGCCAGCCTACCTCCATTTTTTGCTCCTTTTGGGATTACAAATTCAGAGGGAAAGGAAATTTATTTCTTTGACGGAGAGATTAGAGATACCTTGAGCACTCATGTCGCAGCTGATCATGGATCAGACCTTGTTATTTCTTCGTATTCAATTCAACCCTACCATTTCAATGAAGAGATTGGTTCACTTCACGAATACGGAATGCCCATTATTGCCAATCAAGCTCTCTACCAGGTGGTCCAGCAGAAGATTGCAAAGCATATCGAACATCAGCAGGAAATCCGTGGTTTGATAAATGCTGTAAATGGTTATTTAAAACAGGCCAATATACCCCCTGAACACCGCGAAAAATTAATGGACATCCTGATTTCTCGCACAAACTACAAACCAAACGTTGATTATATATACATTCACCCCAGTCCCCAAGACTACGAAATGTTCTTTTTTGACCACTTCAGTTTGAATCCCAAAATCCTATCCAAAATTGTGAAAATTGGATTCAAGGCAGCGATGGCAACTCTCAGACAGTACAACATTTGA
- the lon gene encoding endopeptidase La: MNFDDKVIDIPKTLPMLPVRDIVVFPYMILPLYVGRESSIRAVEESLAKNRLIFLASQKEITEENPTENTIYRVGTIAMIMRMRKLSDGRVKILIQGVSKGRIVQYSKTKPSFEVEVEKIEDPQQAGPAIEYEAMIRNSKEHLEKIIALGRMLSPDILLVLDDVTDPGRLADLIASNLGLKVSDAQSVLETGDPKIRLKLVNEILASELEVLQMQARIRNTAKDEMSKSQREYFLREQMRAIKNELGDTDSKTEEIDELRERVGNAGMPEEVLNEALKQLGRLERMHPDASEASMVRTYLDWMVDLPWNKTTVDNLDIERAQKILNDDHYDLHKVKDRILEFLSVRKLKVKDLKGPILCFAGPPGVGKTSLGKSIARSMGREYFRLSLGGVKDEAEIRGHRRTYVGAMPGKIVQALKQVKTNNPVIVLDEIDKLGSDFRGDPSSAMLEVLDPEQNASFRDNYLNVDFDLSNVLFIATANVLENVPPALRDRMEIIHISGYTENDKVLIAKKHLVDRQIEQNGITKNDLEFLDDGIKYLISHYTREAGLRNLEREIGSICRKVAKLVVTGHKEKVIVDAERVSDLLGPPKFIRDEKMKEHQIGICTGLAWTQAGGEILYVEALKMKGKGALVLTGQLGDVMKESASAAMSYAKSHSAELGIDEDWFDKNDAHVHLPAGAIPKDGPSAGVTLATCLTSLMTETPVRSDIAMTGEITLSGRVLPVGGIKEKALAALSHGITKVILPLANKKDLSDIPSEFREKMNFIFVENLDEVFALAFDRKPKKKKDIIKSTKKQKLGANPSAA; the protein is encoded by the coding sequence ATGAATTTTGACGATAAGGTCATCGACATACCAAAAACCCTGCCAATGTTACCTGTGCGTGACATTGTCGTTTTCCCTTATATGATACTCCCACTGTATGTTGGAAGAGAGTCCTCTATAAGAGCTGTAGAGGAATCTCTGGCTAAAAATCGTCTTATTTTTTTGGCATCCCAAAAGGAAATAACAGAAGAAAACCCCACCGAAAATACAATCTATCGAGTGGGCACGATTGCTATGATCATGAGGATGCGAAAACTATCGGACGGCCGAGTTAAGATCCTGATCCAGGGAGTGTCCAAGGGCCGTATTGTTCAATACAGCAAAACTAAACCTAGTTTTGAGGTTGAAGTCGAGAAGATCGAAGATCCGCAACAGGCAGGCCCTGCGATTGAATATGAGGCCATGATTCGCAATTCGAAGGAGCATCTTGAAAAAATCATTGCCCTAGGAAGAATGCTGTCTCCTGACATTCTGTTGGTGTTGGACGATGTCACTGACCCAGGTCGCTTGGCTGATCTCATTGCTTCAAATTTAGGCCTCAAAGTCTCAGACGCGCAGAGCGTTCTTGAAACAGGCGATCCGAAGATACGTTTGAAACTCGTAAATGAAATTTTGGCGAGCGAATTAGAGGTCCTGCAAATGCAAGCTCGCATCCGTAATACCGCCAAAGACGAGATGTCGAAAAGTCAACGCGAATACTTTTTGCGAGAGCAGATGAGAGCGATTAAAAATGAACTTGGCGATACCGATTCAAAAACTGAAGAGATCGACGAACTCAGAGAAAGAGTTGGAAATGCAGGCATGCCGGAAGAGGTTCTGAACGAGGCCCTGAAACAGCTCGGGCGCCTGGAACGCATGCATCCAGACGCGAGCGAGGCCTCGATGGTGAGAACTTACCTCGACTGGATGGTGGACTTGCCTTGGAATAAGACCACTGTGGACAATTTGGACATTGAGAGAGCTCAAAAAATTCTCAACGATGACCACTATGATCTACATAAGGTTAAAGATCGAATTCTGGAATTTCTTTCTGTTAGAAAGCTCAAAGTTAAAGATCTGAAGGGACCTATCTTGTGCTTTGCGGGCCCCCCCGGTGTTGGCAAGACCTCTCTTGGCAAATCCATCGCGAGGTCCATGGGCAGGGAGTATTTCCGTCTGTCTCTTGGTGGCGTTAAAGACGAGGCTGAGATACGCGGACATCGACGCACTTATGTAGGTGCAATGCCAGGAAAAATTGTGCAAGCACTCAAACAGGTAAAAACAAACAATCCTGTTATCGTACTCGATGAGATCGATAAACTTGGGTCGGACTTTCGAGGAGACCCAAGCTCTGCAATGCTGGAGGTTCTTGATCCGGAACAGAATGCCTCCTTTCGGGACAATTACCTCAATGTTGACTTCGATCTGAGCAACGTACTCTTTATTGCCACGGCAAACGTCTTAGAGAACGTGCCTCCAGCACTCCGGGATAGAATGGAAATCATTCACATCTCTGGGTACACTGAAAATGACAAGGTACTCATCGCAAAGAAGCATCTTGTGGATCGCCAAATAGAACAAAATGGAATCACCAAAAATGACCTCGAGTTTCTTGACGATGGGATCAAATATCTTATTTCGCACTATACCCGTGAGGCGGGACTACGAAATCTAGAGCGCGAGATTGGGTCGATTTGCCGAAAAGTCGCCAAACTTGTTGTGACCGGACATAAGGAAAAAGTCATCGTAGATGCGGAGAGAGTCTCAGATCTTCTGGGTCCGCCTAAATTTATCAGAGATGAAAAGATGAAGGAGCATCAGATCGGAATTTGCACGGGACTGGCTTGGACCCAAGCGGGGGGTGAGATCCTTTATGTTGAAGCTCTTAAAATGAAGGGAAAAGGCGCGCTTGTCCTAACAGGTCAGCTCGGAGACGTAATGAAGGAATCTGCCTCTGCAGCTATGTCCTATGCAAAATCTCATTCAGCTGAACTAGGAATTGACGAAGATTGGTTTGACAAAAATGATGCCCACGTTCACCTTCCAGCCGGCGCAATTCCCAAAGATGGCCCTTCGGCAGGGGTCACATTGGCCACTTGCCTGACGAGCTTAATGACTGAGACACCTGTACGAAGCGACATTGCGATGACTGGCGAAATTACTCTTTCGGGTCGAGTTTTACCAGTCGGCGGAATCAAAGAAAAGGCTCTCGCGGCTTTAAGCCACGGAATCACCAAGGTTATTTTGCCGTTGGCTAACAAAAAAGATCTGTCAGATATTCCCTCGGAATTTAGAGAGAAGATGAATTTCATTTTCGTAGAAAATCTGGATGAAGTCTTTGCTTTAGCTTTTGATAGAAAGCCAAAGAAAAAGAAAGACATCATAAAGAGCACGAAAAAGCAGAAATTAGGTGCCAACCCCTCCGCTGCCTGA
- a CDS encoding DnaJ domain-containing protein, whose protein sequence is MSKRDYYSALGISRSATVEDIKKSYRKLALKYHPDKNPGNHQAEERFKEISEAYEVLRDPKKRQMYDQFGQAGAQAGGFGGGRNPFGGGTAGGPGFGDFGGFGGGDVGSANDIFNEFFGEVFGGGRRGRGGPRPDAQGFDRQQGADLRYTLSISFEEAAKGCEKMISFVRRRGNKEETAKLSITVPSGVRNGQRLKLRGEGDSTQKGGAPGDLFVIVTLQDHPLFKRDGNDVTLDLPISFVDAILGTEIEIPTLLGKASLKIPSGTHTGQVFRLKNKGFPAIGEHAAGDMLIRIVIDIPQEISESERAAISKLSHLTQKSPMVAEFMTNAQQVIKSRK, encoded by the coding sequence TTGTCCAAACGTGATTACTACTCAGCGCTAGGAATTTCTCGCTCAGCCACGGTGGAAGACATTAAGAAATCCTACCGCAAATTGGCATTAAAGTATCATCCGGACAAGAATCCTGGCAATCATCAGGCAGAAGAGCGCTTCAAGGAAATCAGCGAAGCCTATGAAGTTCTCAGGGACCCAAAAAAGCGACAGATGTACGACCAATTTGGCCAAGCGGGAGCACAGGCTGGAGGTTTTGGCGGCGGTAGGAATCCCTTTGGAGGAGGGACTGCTGGCGGACCTGGCTTTGGCGATTTTGGAGGATTTGGAGGCGGTGACGTCGGCTCGGCCAATGACATATTTAATGAATTTTTCGGCGAGGTCTTTGGTGGTGGGCGGCGCGGTCGAGGGGGCCCAAGACCAGACGCCCAGGGATTTGATCGTCAACAAGGTGCTGACCTTCGATATACGCTGTCAATTAGTTTTGAAGAGGCTGCCAAGGGTTGCGAAAAAATGATCTCTTTCGTTCGGAGAAGAGGCAATAAGGAGGAAACCGCGAAACTTTCTATCACGGTCCCCTCTGGGGTTCGTAACGGACAACGCCTAAAGTTACGTGGAGAAGGTGATTCAACACAAAAGGGCGGAGCTCCGGGAGACCTTTTTGTCATAGTGACTTTGCAAGACCATCCGCTTTTCAAGAGGGATGGAAACGACGTGACCTTGGACCTGCCCATTTCTTTTGTAGACGCTATTTTGGGCACGGAGATTGAAATCCCAACTCTATTGGGAAAGGCCAGCCTAAAGATTCCATCTGGAACTCATACCGGTCAGGTCTTCAGACTTAAAAATAAGGGTTTTCCTGCAATTGGCGAACATGCGGCTGGGGATATGCTCATCCGCATTGTTATCGATATTCCTCAGGAGATAAGCGAATCAGAAAGAGCGGCTATTTCTAAATTATCACATCTTACTCAGAAATCTCCGATGGTGGCAGAATTTATGACCAACGCTCAACAAGTTATAAAAAGCCGAAAATGA
- a CDS encoding nucleotide exchange factor GrpE produces MSGDGRNRSNGDRPDHNEIISEQGEISIENSQDYSSTQLSEELEKCKSDFLYLKAEFDNYKKHMIRERSDLVKYGSERLILSLLDVLDVLDRALEMNVSPDTIEAFVNGVRLTAEELRGVLARFGVLGTDPIGEQFDPSLHEALSSEETNQTPAGHISRVFRRAYKLHDRVIRPAQVVVAREPQSGNSDRQ; encoded by the coding sequence TTGTCGGGTGATGGTAGAAATCGGAGCAATGGAGACAGACCAGACCACAACGAAATTATAAGCGAACAGGGGGAGATCTCAATTGAAAATTCTCAAGATTATTCCTCCACTCAGCTCAGCGAGGAATTGGAAAAATGCAAAAGCGATTTCCTTTACTTAAAGGCAGAGTTCGATAACTATAAAAAGCATATGATTCGTGAGAGATCTGATTTGGTTAAGTACGGATCAGAAAGGCTTATTCTGTCTTTGCTGGATGTGTTGGACGTGCTGGACAGAGCGCTTGAGATGAACGTCAGTCCTGATACGATCGAGGCCTTTGTGAACGGAGTCCGACTGACAGCAGAGGAGTTGCGAGGAGTTTTGGCTCGTTTTGGAGTTCTGGGGACAGACCCGATAGGTGAGCAATTTGACCCTTCATTGCATGAGGCATTGAGCAGTGAGGAAACAAATCAGACCCCTGCCGGGCATATCAGCAGAGTATTTAGACGAGCTTATAAACTTCATGACCGCGTGATTCGACCCGCCCAGGTTGTGGTGGCCAGAGAACCTCAATCTGGAAACAGTGATCGGCAATGA
- a CDS encoding penicillin-binding protein activator, with product MKSKVFCFFSNSLVCLILLSLGSCVSTPKKKEPTAAARPVLDILNKVQIDMAAGSYERALTKLKGIVQKHPESDLADDAYILMGQIYMDRRDYRSAYESYISVVNSTVFSPRETDALLGAARALAKLGSYDEVLSLTNKCLAMQGLSDSARLDIYRLRFQVLSEVGDRIDALRTLIFLAENDTDLKLREVHKNRALDFVESHLSDPDLEIVAKDKSFGFVRSIAVLRMGTLLFEQRDFSRSYDFLIEAVELAPESDISEKASNLLKQIEARRKVDPFTVGTVLPLSGKASTYAYKTLRGIQLGLGIYGPNPSKIRLAVLDSEGNPDIARRSVERLVTEDHVIALIGSLLSKTSVAVASKADELGVPSIALSQKSGITEIGPTVFRNALTSEMQVRQLVNVAMNDLGISRFAIMYPNDAYGVEYANLFWDEVLARGGSISGAQTYEPNQTDFSGPVQRLVGTFYIEDRLEEYKHRLKEWHKKNGSVGGRTSPPEEVLQPLIDFEALFIPDGVRSVSQIAPMLAYQEVKGVKLLGTNLWNTPELAEKGEKFAEGSIFVDGLLAHDPHFKESHFFRDFVSTFHDEPGLFEVQGYDAGLVLRELIEDGERSRIGLTEHLAQLKAFRGVLGTLYTNKSREVERPTFPLFIDKGVINGWKNTSAIQSEKRTK from the coding sequence ATGAAATCAAAAGTTTTTTGTTTCTTTTCAAATTCTCTCGTTTGTCTGATTCTTCTGAGTTTGGGTTCTTGTGTCAGTACGCCAAAAAAAAAGGAGCCTACTGCGGCGGCTCGGCCGGTTCTGGATATACTAAACAAAGTACAAATTGATATGGCCGCGGGTTCTTATGAGAGAGCCTTAACCAAACTCAAGGGAATCGTTCAAAAGCACCCCGAATCTGACCTCGCTGACGACGCCTATATTCTTATGGGTCAGATTTACATGGATCGTCGTGACTATCGAAGCGCCTATGAATCCTACATCTCCGTCGTGAATAGCACAGTATTTAGCCCGCGGGAAACAGATGCTCTGTTGGGAGCCGCTCGTGCCTTAGCAAAACTTGGCAGTTATGATGAGGTCCTTAGCCTCACCAATAAATGTCTTGCCATGCAGGGACTCTCGGATTCTGCTCGGCTGGACATTTATCGATTGAGGTTTCAAGTATTGAGCGAGGTTGGAGATCGAATCGATGCATTGAGAACATTGATTTTTCTCGCTGAAAACGATACTGACCTCAAGCTAAGGGAAGTACACAAAAATCGGGCCTTGGACTTTGTTGAATCTCACTTGAGTGATCCTGATTTGGAAATTGTGGCAAAGGACAAGAGTTTTGGCTTCGTCCGCAGTATTGCTGTTTTGAGAATGGGTACTTTGCTTTTTGAACAAAGAGATTTTTCAAGATCTTACGATTTTCTCATAGAGGCAGTGGAACTCGCTCCAGAAAGCGATATTTCAGAAAAGGCGTCAAATCTCCTCAAACAAATTGAAGCCCGACGGAAAGTTGATCCTTTCACGGTGGGGACGGTCTTGCCACTTTCGGGCAAAGCCTCAACCTACGCTTACAAAACATTAAGGGGCATTCAACTCGGATTGGGAATTTATGGACCCAATCCTTCAAAGATCAGATTGGCGGTCCTCGATAGCGAGGGAAATCCTGATATTGCGAGAAGATCTGTCGAAAGACTCGTGACCGAAGACCATGTCATCGCATTGATTGGAAGCCTTCTCAGTAAAACATCAGTCGCCGTGGCTTCGAAAGCTGATGAGTTGGGTGTACCAAGCATTGCTCTCTCTCAAAAATCTGGGATTACGGAAATTGGACCTACCGTTTTCAGAAATGCACTCACCAGCGAAATGCAAGTTCGCCAGTTGGTGAATGTCGCTATGAATGATTTGGGAATATCCCGTTTTGCAATCATGTATCCCAATGATGCATACGGGGTCGAATATGCCAATTTATTCTGGGACGAAGTCTTAGCGAGGGGCGGGTCCATTTCGGGCGCCCAGACTTACGAACCTAATCAAACGGACTTTAGCGGACCCGTACAGCGCTTAGTGGGTACCTTTTATATTGAGGATCGTTTAGAGGAATATAAGCACAGATTAAAAGAATGGCATAAAAAAAATGGTTCTGTTGGCGGACGTACCTCTCCTCCAGAAGAAGTTCTGCAACCATTGATAGATTTCGAGGCTTTATTTATTCCAGACGGCGTTCGATCCGTCAGTCAGATTGCACCAATGCTCGCGTATCAGGAAGTAAAGGGGGTAAAATTACTTGGAACCAATCTTTGGAATACACCCGAACTGGCTGAAAAAGGTGAGAAATTCGCTGAGGGGTCTATTTTTGTTGATGGCCTTCTGGCGCATGATCCACATTTTAAGGAATCCCATTTTTTTAGGGATTTCGTTTCAACGTTTCACGATGAGCCCGGACTATTTGAAGTTCAGGGTTACGATGCAGGTCTAGTTCTTAGAGAGCTTATTGAAGACGGAGAACGCAGTCGTATTGGGCTTACCGAACATTTGGCCCAATTAAAGGCCTTCAGGGGAGTTCTGGGGACCCTCTACACCAACAAGTCTCGGGAAGTCGAACGCCCGACCTTTCCTCTCTTTATTGATAAGGGAGTGATCAACGGGTGGAAGAATACTTCGGCCATTCAGTCAGAAAAGCGAACAAAGTAG